One genomic region from Oncorhynchus keta strain PuntledgeMale-10-30-2019 chromosome 33, Oket_V2, whole genome shotgun sequence encodes:
- the LOC127914619 gene encoding uncharacterized protein LOC127914619 isoform X32, producing MIPRLALASSSTQSSLSLFPLCSDPTSLSPQSLSAPAASPQHSLTRSHMHVPSTHTHFLSYPATCEYLRQSHLGRPREAVCSKTLKAVCITALPLLSLQGSAVVPVQVDDRLPSSYGSHMSSNTRPPLSQVQQYQTTALTGPAIPDHRSHRSSNTRPPLSQVQQYQTTALTGPAIPDHRSHRSSNTRPPLSQVQQYQTTALTGPLIPRPPLSQVQQYQTTALTGPAIPDHRSHRSSNTRPPLSQVQQYQTTALTGPAIPDHRSHRSSNTRPPLSQVQQYQTTALTGPGKADNCSHRSR from the exons ATGATTCCAAGGTTAGCTTTAGCCTCCAGTTCCACCCAGTCATCCCTAAGCCTTTTTCCTCTCTGCTCCGatccaacctccctctctcctcagtcgCTCTCAGCACCAGCAGCAAGCCCTCAACACTCCCTTACGCGATCACACATGCACGTCCCtagcactcacacacactttctctcctaCCCTGCTACATGTGAATATCTACGACAGTCACATTTAGGTCGACCTAGAGAGGCAGTCTGTTCTAAGACACTGAAGGCAGTCTGCATCActgctcttcctctcctctctctccaggggtcaGCGGTTGTTCCTGTCCAGGTAGATGATCGCCTCCCATCCTCCTACGGCTCTCATAT GTCCAGCAATACCAGACCACCGCTCTCACAGGTCCAGCAATACCAGACCACCGCTCTCACAGGTCCAGCAATACCAGACCACCGCTCTCACAGGTCCAGCAATACCAGACCACCGCTCTCACAGGTCCAGCAATACCAGACCACCGCTCTCACAGGTCCAGCAATACCAGACCACCGCTCTCACAGGTCCAGCAATACCAGACCACCGCTCTCACAGGTCCAGCAATACCAGACCACCGCTCTCACAGGTCCATTAATACCCAGACCACCGCTCTCACAG GTCCAGCAATACCAGACCACCGCTCTCACAGGTCCAGCAATACCAGACCACCGCTCTCACAGGTCCAGCAATACCAGACCACCGCTCTCACAG GTCCAGCAATACCAGACCACCGCTCTCACAGGTCCAGCAATACCAGACCACCGCTCTCACAGGTCCAGCAATACCAGACCACCGCTCTCACAGGTCCAGCAATACCAGACCACTGCTCTCACAGGTCCAGGTAAAGCAGACAACTGCTCTCACAGGTCCAGGTAA
- the LOC127914619 gene encoding uncharacterized protein LOC127914619 isoform X35: MIPRLALASSSTQSSLSLFPLCSDPTSLSPQSLSAPAASPQHSLTRSHMHVPSTHTHFLSYPATCEYLRQSHLGRPREAVCSKTLKAVCITALPLLSLQGSAVVPVQVDDRLPSSYGSHMSSNTRPPLSQVQQYQTTALTGPAIPDHRSHRSSNTRPPLSQVQQYQTTALTGPAIPDHRSHRSSNTRPPLSQVQQYQTTALTGPAIPDHRSHRSSNTRPPLSQVQQYQTTALTGPAIPDHRSHRSSNTRPPLSQVQQYQTTALTGPGKADNCSHRSR, from the exons ATGATTCCAAGGTTAGCTTTAGCCTCCAGTTCCACCCAGTCATCCCTAAGCCTTTTTCCTCTCTGCTCCGatccaacctccctctctcctcagtcgCTCTCAGCACCAGCAGCAAGCCCTCAACACTCCCTTACGCGATCACACATGCACGTCCCtagcactcacacacactttctctcctaCCCTGCTACATGTGAATATCTACGACAGTCACATTTAGGTCGACCTAGAGAGGCAGTCTGTTCTAAGACACTGAAGGCAGTCTGCATCActgctcttcctctcctctctctccaggggtcaGCGGTTGTTCCTGTCCAGGTAGATGATCGCCTCCCATCCTCCTACGGCTCTCATAT GTCCAGCAATACCAGACCACCGCTCTCACAGGTCCAGCAATACCAGACCACCGCTCTCACAGGTCCAGCAATACCAGACCACCGCTCTCACAGGTCCAGCAATACCAGACCACCGCTCTCACAGGTCCAGCAATACCAGACCACCGCTCTCACAGGTCCAGCAATACCAGACCACCGCTCTCACAGGTCCAGCAATACCAGACCACCGCTCTCACAGGTCCAGCAATACCAGACCACCGCTCTCACAG GTCCAGCAATACCAGACCACCGCTCTCACAGGTCCAGCAATACCAGACCACCGCTCTCACAGGTCCAGCAATACCAGACCACCGCTCTCACAG GTCCAGCAATACCAGACCACCGCTCTCACAGGTCCAGCAATACCAGACCACCGCTCTCACAGGTCCAGCAATACCAGACCACTGCTCTCACAGGTCCAGGTAAAGCAGACAACTGCTCTCACAGGTCCAGGTAA
- the LOC127914619 gene encoding uncharacterized protein LOC127914619 isoform X43, protein MIPRLALASSSTQSSLSLFPLCSDPTSLSPQSLSAPAASPQHSLTRSHMHVPSTHTHFLSYPATCEYLRQSHLGRPREAVCSKTLKAVCITALPLLSLQGSAVVPVQVDDRLPSSYGSHMSSNTRPPLSQVQQYQTTALTGPAIPDHRSHRSSNTRPPLSQVQQYQTTALTGPAIPDHRSHRSSNTRPPLSQVQQYQTTALTGPAIPDHRSHRSSNTRPPLSQVQQYQTTALTGPGKADNCSHRSR, encoded by the exons ATGATTCCAAGGTTAGCTTTAGCCTCCAGTTCCACCCAGTCATCCCTAAGCCTTTTTCCTCTCTGCTCCGatccaacctccctctctcctcagtcgCTCTCAGCACCAGCAGCAAGCCCTCAACACTCCCTTACGCGATCACACATGCACGTCCCtagcactcacacacactttctctcctaCCCTGCTACATGTGAATATCTACGACAGTCACATTTAGGTCGACCTAGAGAGGCAGTCTGTTCTAAGACACTGAAGGCAGTCTGCATCActgctcttcctctcctctctctccaggggtcaGCGGTTGTTCCTGTCCAGGTAGATGATCGCCTCCCATCCTCCTACGGCTCTCATAT GTCCAGCAATACCAGACCACCGCTCTCACAGGTCCAGCAATACCAGACCACCGCTCTCACAGGTCCAGCAATACCAGACCACCGCTCTCACAGGTCCAGCAATACCAGACCACCGCTCTCACAGGTCCAGCAATACCAGACCACCGCTCTCACAGGTCCAGCAATACCAGACCACCGCTCTCACAGGTCCAGCAATACCAGACCACCGCTCTCACAG GTCCAGCAATACCAGACCACCGCTCTCACAGGTCCAGCAATACCAGACCACCGCTCTCACAGGTCCAGCAATACCAGACCACCGCTCTCACAGGTCCAGCAATACCAGACCACTGCTCTCACAGGTCCAGGTAAAGCAGACAACTGCTCTCACAGGTCCAGGTAA
- the LOC127914619 gene encoding uncharacterized protein LOC127914619 isoform X13, whose translation MIPRLALASSSTQSSLSLFPLCSDPTSLSPQSLSAPAASPQHSLTRSHMHVPSTHTHFLSYPATCEYLRQSHLGRPREAVCSKTLKAVCITALPLLSLQGSAVVPVQVDDRLPSSYGSHMSSNTRPPLSQVQQYQTTALTGPAIPDHRSHRSSNTRPPLSQVQQYQTTALTGPAIPDHRSHRSSNTRPPLSQVQVKQTTALTGPGKADHRSHRSINTQTTALTGPAIPDHRSHRSSNTRPPLSQVQQYQTTALTGPAIPDHRSHRSSNTRPPLSQVQQYQTTALTGPAIPDHRSHRSSNTRPPLSQVQQYQTTALTGPGKADNCSHRSR comes from the exons ATGATTCCAAGGTTAGCTTTAGCCTCCAGTTCCACCCAGTCATCCCTAAGCCTTTTTCCTCTCTGCTCCGatccaacctccctctctcctcagtcgCTCTCAGCACCAGCAGCAAGCCCTCAACACTCCCTTACGCGATCACACATGCACGTCCCtagcactcacacacactttctctcctaCCCTGCTACATGTGAATATCTACGACAGTCACATTTAGGTCGACCTAGAGAGGCAGTCTGTTCTAAGACACTGAAGGCAGTCTGCATCActgctcttcctctcctctctctccaggggtcaGCGGTTGTTCCTGTCCAGGTAGATGATCGCCTCCCATCCTCCTACGGCTCTCATAT GTCCAGCAATACCAGACCACCGCTCTCACAGGTCCAGCAATACCAGACCACCGCTCTCACAGGTCCAGCAATACCAGACCACCGCTCTCACAGGTCCAGCAATACCAGACCACCGCTCTCACAGGTCCAGCAATACCAGACCACCGCTCTCACAGGTCCAGCAATACCAGACCACCGCTCTCACAGGTCCAGCAATACCAGACCACCGCTCTCACAG GTCCAGGTAAAGCAGACAACTGCTCTCACAGGTCCAGGTAAAGCAGACCACCGCTCTCACAGGTCCATTAATACCCAGACCACCGCTCTCACAGGTCCAGCAATACCAGACCACCGCTCTCACAGGTCCAGCAATACCAGACCACCGCTCTCACAGGTCCAGCAATACCAGACCACCGCTCTCACAGGTCCAGCAATACCAGACCACCGCTCTCACAGGTCCAGCAATACCAGACCACCGCTCTCACAGGTCCAGCAATACCAGACCACCGCTCTCACAG GTCCAGCAATACCAGACCACCGCTCTCACAGGTCCAGCAATACCAGACCACCGCTCTCACAGGTCCAGCAATACCAGACCACTGCTCTCACAGGTCCAGGTAAAGCAGACAACTGCTCTCACAGGTCCAGGTAA
- the LOC127914619 gene encoding uncharacterized protein LOC127914619 isoform X44 yields the protein MIPRLALASSSTQSSLSLFPLCSDPTSLSPQSLSAPAASPQHSLTRSHMHVPSTHTHFLSYPATCEYLRQSHLGRPREAVCSKTLKAVCITALPLLSLQGSAVVPVQVDDRLPSSYGSHMSSNTRPPLSQVQQYQTTALTGPAIPDHRSHRSSNTRPPLSQVQQYQTTALTGPAIPDHRSHRSSNTRPPLSQVQQYQTTALTGPAIPDHRSHRSSNTRPPLSQVQQYQTTALTGPGKADNCSHRSR from the exons ATGATTCCAAGGTTAGCTTTAGCCTCCAGTTCCACCCAGTCATCCCTAAGCCTTTTTCCTCTCTGCTCCGatccaacctccctctctcctcagtcgCTCTCAGCACCAGCAGCAAGCCCTCAACACTCCCTTACGCGATCACACATGCACGTCCCtagcactcacacacactttctctcctaCCCTGCTACATGTGAATATCTACGACAGTCACATTTAGGTCGACCTAGAGAGGCAGTCTGTTCTAAGACACTGAAGGCAGTCTGCATCActgctcttcctctcctctctctccaggggtcaGCGGTTGTTCCTGTCCAGGTAGATGATCGCCTCCCATCCTCCTACGGCTCTCATAT GTCCAGCAATACCAGACCACCGCTCTCACAGGTCCAGCAATACCAGACCACCGCTCTCACAGGTCCAGCAATACCAGACCACCGCTCTCACAGGTCCAGCAATACCAGACCACCGCTCTCACAGGTCCAGCAATACCAGACCACCGCTCTCACAGGTCCAGCAATACCAGACCACCGCTCTCACAGGTCCAGCAATACCAGACCACCGCTCTCACAGGTCCAGCAATACCAGACCACCGCTCTCACAG GTCCAGCAATACCAGACCACCGCTCTCACAGGTCCAGCAATACCAGACCACCGCTCTCACAGGTCCAGCAATACCAGACCACTGCTCTCACAGGTCCAGGTAAAGCAGACAACTGCTCTCACAGGTCCAGGTAA
- the LOC127914619 gene encoding uncharacterized protein LOC127914619 isoform X40 gives MIPRLALASSSTQSSLSLFPLCSDPTSLSPQSLSAPAASPQHSLTRSHMHVPSTHTHFLSYPATCEYLRQSHLGRPREAVCSKTLKAVCITALPLLSLQGSAVVPVQVDDRLPSSYGSHMSSNTRPPLSQVQQYQTTALTGPAIPDHRSHRSSNTRPPLSQVQQYQTTALTGPAIPDHRSHRSINTQTTALTGPAIPDHRSHRSSNTRPPLSQVQQYQTTALTGPAIPDHRSHRSSNTRPPLSQVQQYQTTALTGPAIPDHCSHRSR, from the exons ATGATTCCAAGGTTAGCTTTAGCCTCCAGTTCCACCCAGTCATCCCTAAGCCTTTTTCCTCTCTGCTCCGatccaacctccctctctcctcagtcgCTCTCAGCACCAGCAGCAAGCCCTCAACACTCCCTTACGCGATCACACATGCACGTCCCtagcactcacacacactttctctcctaCCCTGCTACATGTGAATATCTACGACAGTCACATTTAGGTCGACCTAGAGAGGCAGTCTGTTCTAAGACACTGAAGGCAGTCTGCATCActgctcttcctctcctctctctccaggggtcaGCGGTTGTTCCTGTCCAGGTAGATGATCGCCTCCCATCCTCCTACGGCTCTCATAT GTCCAGCAATACCAGACCACCGCTCTCACAGGTCCAGCAATACCAGACCACCGCTCTCACAGGTCCAGCAATACCAGACCACCGCTCTCACAGGTCCAGCAATACCAGACCACCGCTCTCACAGGTCCAGCAATACCAGACCACCGCTCTCACAGGTCCAGCAATACCAGACCACCGCTCTCACAGGTCCATTAATACCCAGACCACCGCTCTCACAG GTCCAGCAATACCAGACCACCGCTCTCACAGGTCCAGCAATACCAGACCACCGCTCTCACAGGTCCAGCAATACCAGACCACCGCTCTCACAG GTCCAGCAATACCAGACCACCGCTCTCACAGGTCCAGCAATACCAGACCACCGCTCTCACAGGTCCAGCAATACCAGACCACCGCTCTCACAGGTCCAGCAATACCAGACCACTGCTCTCACAGGTCCAGGTAA
- the LOC127914619 gene encoding uncharacterized protein LOC127914619 isoform X45, with protein MIPRLALASSSTQSSLSLFPLCSDPTSLSPQSLSAPAASPQHSLTRSHMHVPSTHTHFLSYPATCEYLRQSHLGRPREAVCSKTLKAVCITALPLLSLQGSAVVPVQVDDRLPSSYGSHMSSNTRPPLSQVQQYQTTALTGPAIPDHRSHRSSNTRPPLSQVQQYQTTALTGPAIPDHRSHRSSNTRPPLSQVQQYQTTALTGPAIPDHRSHRSSNTRPPLSQVQQYQTTALTGPAIPDHCSHRSR; from the exons ATGATTCCAAGGTTAGCTTTAGCCTCCAGTTCCACCCAGTCATCCCTAAGCCTTTTTCCTCTCTGCTCCGatccaacctccctctctcctcagtcgCTCTCAGCACCAGCAGCAAGCCCTCAACACTCCCTTACGCGATCACACATGCACGTCCCtagcactcacacacactttctctcctaCCCTGCTACATGTGAATATCTACGACAGTCACATTTAGGTCGACCTAGAGAGGCAGTCTGTTCTAAGACACTGAAGGCAGTCTGCATCActgctcttcctctcctctctctccaggggtcaGCGGTTGTTCCTGTCCAGGTAGATGATCGCCTCCCATCCTCCTACGGCTCTCATAT GTCCAGCAATACCAGACCACCGCTCTCACAGGTCCAGCAATACCAGACCACCGCTCTCACAGGTCCAGCAATACCAGACCACCGCTCTCACAGGTCCAGCAATACCAGACCACCGCTCTCACAGGTCCAGCAATACCAGACCACCGCTCTCACAGGTCCAGCAATACCAGACCACCGCTCTCACAG GTCCAGCAATACCAGACCACCGCTCTCACAGGTCCAGCAATACCAGACCACCGCTCTCACAGGTCCAGCAATACCAGACCACCGCTCTCACAG GTCCAGCAATACCAGACCACCGCTCTCACAGGTCCAGCAATACCAGACCACCGCTCTCACAGGTCCAGCAATACCAGACCACTGCTCTCACAGGTCCAGGTAA
- the LOC127914619 gene encoding uncharacterized protein LOC127914619 isoform X31, whose amino-acid sequence MIPRLALASSSTQSSLSLFPLCSDPTSLSPQSLSAPAASPQHSLTRSHMHVPSTHTHFLSYPATCEYLRQSHLGRPREAVCSKTLKAVCITALPLLSLQGSAVVPVQVDDRLPSSYGSHMSSNTRPPLSQVQQYQTTALTGPAIPDHRSHRSSNTRPPLSQVQQYQTTALTGPAIPDHRSHRSSNTRPPLSQVQQYQTTALTGPLIPRPPLSQVQQYQTTALTGPAIPDHRSHRSSNTRPPLSQVQQYQTTALTGPAIPDHRSHRSSNTRPPLSQVQQYQTTALTGPAIPDHCSHRSR is encoded by the exons ATGATTCCAAGGTTAGCTTTAGCCTCCAGTTCCACCCAGTCATCCCTAAGCCTTTTTCCTCTCTGCTCCGatccaacctccctctctcctcagtcgCTCTCAGCACCAGCAGCAAGCCCTCAACACTCCCTTACGCGATCACACATGCACGTCCCtagcactcacacacactttctctcctaCCCTGCTACATGTGAATATCTACGACAGTCACATTTAGGTCGACCTAGAGAGGCAGTCTGTTCTAAGACACTGAAGGCAGTCTGCATCActgctcttcctctcctctctctccaggggtcaGCGGTTGTTCCTGTCCAGGTAGATGATCGCCTCCCATCCTCCTACGGCTCTCATAT GTCCAGCAATACCAGACCACCGCTCTCACAGGTCCAGCAATACCAGACCACCGCTCTCACAGGTCCAGCAATACCAGACCACCGCTCTCACAGGTCCAGCAATACCAGACCACCGCTCTCACAGGTCCAGCAATACCAGACCACCGCTCTCACAGGTCCAGCAATACCAGACCACCGCTCTCACAGGTCCAGCAATACCAGACCACCGCTCTCACAGGTCCAGCAATACCAGACCACCGCTCTCACAGGTCCATTAATACCCAGACCACCGCTCTCACAG GTCCAGCAATACCAGACCACCGCTCTCACAGGTCCAGCAATACCAGACCACCGCTCTCACAGGTCCAGCAATACCAGACCACCGCTCTCACAGGTCCAGCAATACCAGACCACCGCTCTCACAGGTCCAGCAATACCAGACCACCGCTCTCACAG GTCCAGCAATACCAGACCACCGCTCTCACAGGTCCAGCAATACCAGACCACCGCTCTCACAGGTCCAGCAATACCAGACCACTGCTCTCACAGGTCCAGGTAA
- the LOC127914619 gene encoding uncharacterized protein LOC127914619 isoform X49: protein MIPRLALASSSTQSSLSLFPLCSDPTSLSPQSLSAPAASPQHSLTRSHMHVPSTHTHFLSYPATCEYLRQSHLGRPREAVCSKTLKAVCITALPLLSLQGSAVVPVQVDDRLPSSYGSHMSSNTRPPLSQVQQYQTTALTGPAIPDHRSHRSSNTRPPLSQVQQYQTTALTGPAIPDHRSHRSSNTRPPLSQVQQYQTTALTGPAIPDHCSHRSR, encoded by the exons ATGATTCCAAGGTTAGCTTTAGCCTCCAGTTCCACCCAGTCATCCCTAAGCCTTTTTCCTCTCTGCTCCGatccaacctccctctctcctcagtcgCTCTCAGCACCAGCAGCAAGCCCTCAACACTCCCTTACGCGATCACACATGCACGTCCCtagcactcacacacactttctctcctaCCCTGCTACATGTGAATATCTACGACAGTCACATTTAGGTCGACCTAGAGAGGCAGTCTGTTCTAAGACACTGAAGGCAGTCTGCATCActgctcttcctctcctctctctccaggggtcaGCGGTTGTTCCTGTCCAGGTAGATGATCGCCTCCCATCCTCCTACGGCTCTCATAT GTCCAGCAATACCAGACCACCGCTCTCACAGGTCCAGCAATACCAGACCACCGCTCTCACAGGTCCAGCAATACCAGACCACCGCTCTCACAGGTCCAGCAATACCAGACCACCGCTCTCACAGGTCCAGCAATACCAGACCACCGCTCTCACAGGTCCAGCAATACCAGACCACCGCTCTCACAGGTCCAGCAATACCAGACCACCGCTCTCACAGGTCCAGCAATACCAGACCACCGCTCTCACAG GTCCAGCAATACCAGACCACTGCTCTCACAGGTCCAGGTAA
- the LOC127914619 gene encoding uncharacterized protein LOC127914619 isoform X12 gives MIPRLALASSSTQSSLSLFPLCSDPTSLSPQSLSAPAASPQHSLTRSHMHVPSTHTHFLSYPATCEYLRQSHLGRPREAVCSKTLKAVCITALPLLSLQGSAVVPVQVDDRLPSSYGSHMSSNTRPPLSQVQQYQTTALTGPAIPDHRSHRSSNTRPPLSQVQQYQTTALTGPAIPDHRSHRSSNTRPPLSQVQVKQTTALTGPGKADHRSHRSINTQTTALTGPAIPDHRSHRSSNTRPPLSQVQQYQTTALTGPAIPDHRSHRSSNTRPPLSQVQQYQTTALTGPAIPDHRSHRSSNTRPPLSQVQQYQTTALTGPAIPDHCSHRSR, from the exons ATGATTCCAAGGTTAGCTTTAGCCTCCAGTTCCACCCAGTCATCCCTAAGCCTTTTTCCTCTCTGCTCCGatccaacctccctctctcctcagtcgCTCTCAGCACCAGCAGCAAGCCCTCAACACTCCCTTACGCGATCACACATGCACGTCCCtagcactcacacacactttctctcctaCCCTGCTACATGTGAATATCTACGACAGTCACATTTAGGTCGACCTAGAGAGGCAGTCTGTTCTAAGACACTGAAGGCAGTCTGCATCActgctcttcctctcctctctctccaggggtcaGCGGTTGTTCCTGTCCAGGTAGATGATCGCCTCCCATCCTCCTACGGCTCTCATAT GTCCAGCAATACCAGACCACCGCTCTCACAGGTCCAGCAATACCAGACCACCGCTCTCACAGGTCCAGCAATACCAGACCACCGCTCTCACAGGTCCAGCAATACCAGACCACCGCTCTCACAGGTCCAGCAATACCAGACCACCGCTCTCACAGGTCCAGCAATACCAGACCACCGCTCTCACAGGTCCAGCAATACCAGACCACCGCTCTCACAG GTCCAGGTAAAGCAGACAACTGCTCTCACAGGTCCAGGTAAAGCAGACCACCGCTCTCACAGGTCCATTAATACCCAGACCACCGCTCTCACAGGTCCAGCAATACCAGACCACCGCTCTCACAGGTCCAGCAATACCAGACCACCGCTCTCACAGGTCCAGCAATACCAGACCACCGCTCTCACAGGTCCAGCAATACCAGACCACCGCTCTCACAGGTCCAGCAATACCAGACCACCGCTCTCACAGGTCCAGCAATACCAGACCACCGCTCTCACAG GTCCAGCAATACCAGACCACCGCTCTCACAGGTCCAGCAATACCAGACCACCGCTCTCACAGGTCCAGCAATACCAGACCACCGCTCTCACAGGTCCAGCAATACCAGACCACTGCTCTCACAGGTCCAGGTAA
- the LOC127914619 gene encoding uncharacterized protein LOC127914619 isoform X34, translating into MIPRLALASSSTQSSLSLFPLCSDPTSLSPQSLSAPAASPQHSLTRSHMHVPSTHTHFLSYPATCEYLRQSHLGRPREAVCSKTLKAVCITALPLLSLQGSAVVPVQVDDRLPSSYGSHMSSNTRPPLSQVQQYQTTALTGPAIPDHRSHRSSNTRPPLSQVQQYQTTALTGPAIPDHRSHRSSNTRPPLSQVQQYQTTALTGPAIPDHRSHRSSNTRPPLSQVQQYQTTALTGPAIPDHRSHRSSNTRPPLSQVQQYQTTALTGPAIPDHCSHRSR; encoded by the exons ATGATTCCAAGGTTAGCTTTAGCCTCCAGTTCCACCCAGTCATCCCTAAGCCTTTTTCCTCTCTGCTCCGatccaacctccctctctcctcagtcgCTCTCAGCACCAGCAGCAAGCCCTCAACACTCCCTTACGCGATCACACATGCACGTCCCtagcactcacacacactttctctcctaCCCTGCTACATGTGAATATCTACGACAGTCACATTTAGGTCGACCTAGAGAGGCAGTCTGTTCTAAGACACTGAAGGCAGTCTGCATCActgctcttcctctcctctctctccaggggtcaGCGGTTGTTCCTGTCCAGGTAGATGATCGCCTCCCATCCTCCTACGGCTCTCATAT GTCCAGCAATACCAGACCACCGCTCTCACAGGTCCAGCAATACCAGACCACCGCTCTCACAGGTCCAGCAATACCAGACCACCGCTCTCACAGGTCCAGCAATACCAGACCACCGCTCTCACAGGTCCAGCAATACCAGACCACCGCTCTCACAGGTCCAGCAATACCAGACCACCGCTCTCACAGGTCCAGCAATACCAGACCACCGCTCTCACAG GTCCAGCAATACCAGACCACCGCTCTCACAGGTCCAGCAATACCAGACCACCGCTCTCACAGGTCCAGCAATACCAGACCACCGCTCTCACAGGTCCAGCAATACCAGACCACCGCTCTCACAGGTCCAGCAATACCAGACCACCGCTCTCACAGGTCCAGCAATACCAGACCACCGCTCTCACAG GTCCAGCAATACCAGACCACCGCTCTCACAGGTCCAGCAATACCAGACCACTGCTCTCACAGGTCCAGGTAA
- the LOC127914619 gene encoding uncharacterized protein LOC127914619 isoform X42, producing the protein MIPRLALASSSTQSSLSLFPLCSDPTSLSPQSLSAPAASPQHSLTRSHMHVPSTHTHFLSYPATCEYLRQSHLGRPREAVCSKTLKAVCITALPLLSLQGSAVVPVQVDDRLPSSYGSHMSSNTRPPLSQVQQYQTTALTGPAIPDHRSHRSSNTRPPLSQVQQYQTTALTGPAIPDHRSHRSSNTRPPLSQVQQYQTTALTGPAIPDHRSHRSSNTRPPLSQVQQYQTTALTGPAIPDHCSHRSR; encoded by the exons ATGATTCCAAGGTTAGCTTTAGCCTCCAGTTCCACCCAGTCATCCCTAAGCCTTTTTCCTCTCTGCTCCGatccaacctccctctctcctcagtcgCTCTCAGCACCAGCAGCAAGCCCTCAACACTCCCTTACGCGATCACACATGCACGTCCCtagcactcacacacactttctctcctaCCCTGCTACATGTGAATATCTACGACAGTCACATTTAGGTCGACCTAGAGAGGCAGTCTGTTCTAAGACACTGAAGGCAGTCTGCATCActgctcttcctctcctctctctccaggggtcaGCGGTTGTTCCTGTCCAGGTAGATGATCGCCTCCCATCCTCCTACGGCTCTCATAT GTCCAGCAATACCAGACCACCGCTCTCACAGGTCCAGCAATACCAGACCACCGCTCTCACAGGTCCAGCAATACCAGACCACCGCTCTCACAGGTCCAGCAATACCAGACCACCGCTCTCACAGGTCCAGCAATACCAGACCACCGCTCTCACAGGTCCAGCAATACCAGACCACCGCTCTCACAGGTCCAGCAATACCAGACCACCGCTCTCACAGGTCCAGCAATACCAGACCACCGCTCTCACAG GTCCAGCAATACCAGACCACCGCTCTCACAGGTCCAGCAATACCAGACCACCGCTCTCACAGGTCCAGCAATACCAGACCACCGCTCTCACAGGTCCAGCAATACCAGACCACTGCTCTCACAGGTCCAGGTAA